From a region of the Thermus caldilimi genome:
- a CDS encoding type II toxin-antitoxin system HicB family antitoxin, with amino-acid sequence MGGMGTLTRYLAEAMARARYELIEDEEPYYGEIPGLLGVWATGKTLRECEANLQAALEDWLLFLLSRGEAPPPLGEVRIELPHGEAA; translated from the coding sequence ATGGGTGGGATGGGCACGCTGACCCGCTACCTGGCGGAGGCCATGGCCCGGGCCCGCTACGAGCTCATTGAGGACGAGGAGCCCTACTACGGGGAGATCCCGGGCCTCCTAGGGGTCTGGGCCACGGGGAAGACCCTGCGGGAGTGCGAGGCCAACCTCCAGGCGGCCCTCGAGGACTGGCTCCTCTTCCTCCTCTCCCGGGGCGAGGCCCCGCCCCCCTTGGGGGAGGTGCGCATTGAACTTCCTCATGGCGAAGCGGCTTAG
- a CDS encoding ATP-binding protein, whose protein sequence is MIPRRLQPVLEERLGQVPVVVLTGARQVGKTTLALAVGDRLGALYLDLESERDRGKLAAPELYLEDHLDRLVILDEVHRMPELFPVLRGLVDRARRAGRKSGLYLLLGSVSPEVSRQAGESLAGRASYLELSPLDPLEVDPKELERLWLRGGFPESFLAPSDVQSLRWRQDFLRTYMEREIPALGGRLPTETLRRLLTMLAHLQGETLHLSRLAGNLGLDGRTVSRYLDHLVDLYLLRRLPPYEANVGKRLVKSPKLYLRDSGLVHALLGIHDREILLGHPVVGASWEGFVVENLLRVAPEGALGFFYRTHAGAEIDLLLLCPTGTLWAVEVKRSLVPKPSRGFHQALMDLRPQAAFVVYPGEEAYPLSPDVLAVPLPQLMQRLWNLSLQGGTSFPGKAE, encoded by the coding sequence GTGATCCCCCGCCGCCTGCAACCGGTCCTCGAGGAGCGCCTAGGCCAGGTACCCGTGGTGGTGCTCACGGGAGCCAGGCAGGTGGGAAAGACCACCCTGGCTTTGGCGGTGGGGGATCGGCTTGGAGCCTTGTACCTGGACCTCGAGTCGGAAAGGGATAGGGGGAAGCTTGCGGCCCCGGAGCTCTACCTCGAGGACCATCTGGACCGCCTGGTCATCCTGGACGAGGTGCACCGGATGCCTGAGCTTTTCCCCGTTCTCAGGGGCCTGGTGGACCGGGCAAGGCGAGCCGGGAGGAAATCCGGCCTTTACCTCCTCCTGGGGTCTGTATCCCCCGAAGTGTCCCGCCAAGCGGGTGAGAGCCTCGCGGGCCGGGCCAGCTACCTGGAGCTCTCCCCCCTGGATCCCTTAGAGGTAGACCCCAAGGAGCTGGAGCGCCTCTGGCTCCGGGGGGGGTTCCCGGAAAGCTTCTTGGCACCCAGCGACGTCCAAAGCCTTCGCTGGCGGCAGGATTTCCTCCGCACCTACATGGAACGGGAAATCCCCGCCTTGGGCGGCAGGTTGCCGACAGAAACCCTACGCCGGCTCCTCACCATGCTGGCCCACCTGCAGGGGGAAACCCTCCACCTCTCCCGCCTGGCGGGCAACCTGGGGCTGGATGGCAGAACCGTAAGCCGCTACCTGGACCACCTGGTGGATCTCTACCTCTTAAGGAGGCTTCCCCCTTACGAGGCCAATGTGGGCAAACGGCTGGTAAAAAGCCCTAAGCTTTACCTCCGGGATAGCGGCCTGGTCCACGCCCTCCTCGGCATCCACGACCGGGAGATCCTCCTGGGCCATCCCGTGGTGGGGGCCAGCTGGGAAGGTTTCGTGGTGGAAAACCTGCTGCGGGTAGCACCGGAAGGGGCCCTAGGCTTTTTCTACCGCACCCATGCGGGGGCGGAAATCGACCTTCTCCTCCTCTGCCCCACGGGGACCCTGTGGGCCGTGGAGGTAAAGCGCAGCCTGGTACCCAAGCCCTCCCGGGGCTTCCATCAGGCCCTGATGGACCTCAGGCCCCAGGCGGCCTTTGTGGTCTACCCCGGGGAGGAAGCCTATCCGCTTTCCCCGGACGTCCTGGCTGTCCCCTTGCCCCAGCTGATGCAAAGGCTTTGGAACCTGAGCCTGCAAGGCGGGACTTCTTTCCCTGGAAAGGCGGAGTAA
- a CDS encoding type II toxin-antitoxin system HicA family toxin — translation MAKRLRPLSRRELIARLRALGFAGPFAGGRHEFMVRGEVRLVLPNPHRGEIGVDLLKRLLRQAGIKEEEWPE, via the coding sequence ATGGCGAAGCGGCTTAGGCCCCTTTCCCGTAGGGAGCTTATCGCCCGGCTTCGGGCCTTAGGGTTCGCGGGGCCCTTTGCCGGGGGCAGGCACGAGTTCATGGTGCGCGGGGAGGTGCGGCTGGTCCTTCCCAACCCCCACCGGGGCGAGATCGGGGTGGATCTCCTGAAGCGCCTCCTAAGGCAGGCGGGCATCAAGGAGGAGGAATGGCCGGAGTGA
- a CDS encoding N-acetyltransferase, with product MKGLELSTAALPEVRPNAGVELRKARLSDVEAIYWLIRYWAEKGLMLVRSHSHLYENIRDFQVLEDEDGQIVGTVALHVLWRDLAEIRGLAVHPQRQGQGLGRWLVLGAEREARDLGLPRVFAWTLQVGFFRSLGYQVTTREALPPKVWSECNACPFYENCREIAVIKGLSRGAFGG from the coding sequence GTGAAAGGACTCGAGCTCTCCACGGCGGCCCTGCCCGAGGTGCGCCCCAACGCGGGGGTGGAGCTCAGGAAGGCCAGGCTTTCCGATGTGGAGGCCATCTACTGGCTCATCCGCTATTGGGCGGAGAAGGGCCTGATGCTGGTGCGGAGCCACAGCCACCTCTACGAGAACATCCGCGACTTCCAGGTCCTCGAGGACGAGGACGGGCAGATCGTGGGCACCGTGGCCCTGCACGTCCTCTGGCGGGACCTGGCGGAGATTAGGGGCCTGGCGGTGCACCCCCAGAGGCAGGGCCAGGGCCTGGGGCGCTGGCTGGTCTTGGGGGCGGAGCGGGAGGCCCGGGACCTGGGGCTCCCCCGGGTCTTCGCCTGGACGCTGCAGGTGGGCTTTTTCCGCTCCCTGGGTTACCAGGTGACCACCCGGGAGGCCTTGCCCCCCAAGGTGTGGAGCGAGTGCAACGCCTGCCCCTTCTACGAGAACTGCCGGGAGATCGCCGTCATCAAGGGGCTTTCCCGGGGGGCCTTCGGGGGCTAG
- the carA gene encoding glutamine-hydrolyzing carbamoyl-phosphate synthase small subunit: MAGVRERAVLVLEDGTVYHGYAFGARGKTVGEVVFNTAQTGYQEIMTDPSYHGQIVVMTYPHQGNYGVNVYDMQSNRPWVKGFVAKEFSRIASNPRAQQTLGEFMEFYGVVGLEGIDTRALVRKIREGGVLKGAIAHASLYGEPDHAFTPEELLALRQEAKAWTDIDGRDMTPEVSTPLPYAWPTLRSGRRIVVMDFGIKHAIVENLAQLGFEILVVPGKTPASQIMALEPHGLFISNGPGDPSMPRYAHETIWKLMGLLPTFGICLGHQLLALAAGGRTYKMKFGHRGANHPVKNLLTGKIEITSQNHGYAVDIDSLKEFRPTHINLNDGTLEGMAHARYPVFSVQYHPEAAPGPHDALYLFRRFLEEVEAFHGVTGLPVEKQRADGHGI, encoded by the coding sequence ATGGCCGGAGTGAGGGAGCGCGCGGTTTTGGTCCTGGAGGACGGCACCGTCTATCACGGCTACGCCTTCGGGGCCCGGGGGAAGACGGTGGGGGAGGTGGTCTTCAACACCGCCCAGACCGGCTACCAGGAGATCATGACCGACCCCAGCTACCACGGGCAGATCGTGGTCATGACCTACCCCCACCAGGGCAACTACGGGGTGAACGTCTACGACATGCAGTCCAACCGCCCCTGGGTGAAGGGGTTCGTGGCCAAGGAGTTCAGCCGCATCGCCTCCAACCCCAGGGCCCAGCAGACCCTAGGGGAGTTCATGGAGTTCTACGGGGTGGTGGGCCTCGAGGGCATCGACACCCGGGCCCTGGTGCGCAAGATCCGCGAGGGGGGGGTGCTGAAGGGCGCCATCGCCCACGCCTCCCTCTACGGGGAGCCGGACCACGCCTTCACCCCCGAGGAGCTTTTGGCCCTGCGCCAGGAGGCCAAGGCTTGGACGGACATCGACGGCCGGGACATGACCCCCGAGGTCTCCACCCCTCTGCCCTACGCCTGGCCCACCCTGCGGTCGGGGCGGCGCATCGTGGTCATGGACTTCGGCATCAAACACGCCATCGTGGAGAACCTGGCCCAGCTGGGGTTTGAGATCCTCGTGGTCCCGGGCAAGACCCCTGCCAGCCAGATCATGGCCCTGGAGCCCCACGGCCTTTTCATCAGCAACGGCCCTGGCGACCCCTCCATGCCCCGCTACGCCCACGAGACCATCTGGAAGCTCATGGGGCTTTTGCCCACCTTCGGCATCTGCCTGGGCCACCAGCTTTTGGCCCTGGCGGCGGGCGGGCGCACCTACAAGATGAAGTTCGGCCACCGGGGGGCCAACCACCCGGTGAAGAACCTCCTCACGGGGAAGATCGAGATCACCAGCCAGAACCACGGCTATGCGGTGGACATCGACTCCCTGAAGGAGTTCAGGCCCACCCACATCAACCTCAACGACGGCACCCTCGAGGGCATGGCCCATGCCCGCTACCCCGTCTTCTCCGTGCAGTACCACCCCGAGGCCGCCCCCGGCCCCCACGACGCCCTCTACCTCTTCCGCCGCTTCCTGGAGGAGGTGGAGGCCTTCCACGGGGTCACGGGGCTGCCCGTGGAGAAGCAAAGGGCAGACGGGCACGGAATCTAA
- a CDS encoding threonine/serine dehydratase gives MELAEIHAAYRRIRPHIHRTPLLTSRLLDELLGKRLLLKAEHLQKTGSFKARGALSKAFTLENPKGLLAVSSGNHAQGVAYAARILGVKALLVMPEEASPYKKEAARAYGAEVVDQGVTVENREEVARALQEETGYAFIHPFDDPLVVAGQGTAGLELMAQAGEMGLFPEAVLVPVGGGGLLAGVATAVKAFSPSTLVLGVEPEGADDARRSLEEGKIVRLPGAPRTRADGVRTLALGQRTFPILKEKVDAILAVSEAAILEAEGLLFTRTKQVVEPTGALPLAAVLEHGERLPQVLALLLSGGNRGFPALP, from the coding sequence GTGGAGCTTGCCGAGATCCATGCCGCCTACCGGCGCATCCGCCCCCACATCCACCGCACGCCCCTCCTCACCTCGAGGCTCTTGGATGAGCTACTGGGCAAGCGCCTCCTCCTCAAGGCCGAGCACCTGCAAAAGACCGGAAGCTTCAAGGCCCGGGGGGCGCTTTCCAAGGCCTTCACCCTGGAAAACCCCAAGGGGCTTCTTGCGGTGAGTAGCGGCAACCATGCCCAAGGGGTGGCCTACGCCGCCCGGATCCTGGGGGTGAAGGCCCTCCTCGTCATGCCCGAGGAGGCAAGCCCCTACAAGAAGGAGGCGGCCCGGGCCTACGGGGCGGAGGTGGTGGACCAGGGGGTCACGGTGGAAAACCGGGAGGAGGTGGCGAGAGCCCTCCAGGAGGAAACCGGCTACGCCTTCATCCACCCCTTTGACGACCCCCTGGTGGTGGCCGGCCAGGGCACCGCCGGGCTGGAGCTCATGGCCCAGGCGGGGGAGATGGGCCTTTTCCCGGAGGCCGTCCTGGTCCCCGTGGGGGGAGGGGGGCTCCTCGCCGGGGTGGCCACCGCGGTGAAGGCCTTCTCCCCAAGCACCCTGGTCCTGGGGGTGGAGCCCGAGGGTGCGGACGACGCCAGAAGGAGCTTGGAAGAAGGCAAGATCGTGCGCCTGCCCGGGGCCCCCAGGACCCGGGCGGACGGGGTAAGGACCCTGGCCTTGGGACAGCGCACCTTTCCCATCCTGAAGGAGAAGGTGGACGCCATCCTCGCCGTGAGCGAGGCGGCCATCCTGGAAGCCGAGGGCCTCCTCTTCACCCGCACCAAGCAGGTGGTGGAGCCCACCGGGGCCCTGCCCCTGGCGGCGGTGCTGGAGCATGGGGAAAGGCTCCCTCAGGTTCTGGCCCTTCTCCTTTCGGGAGGCAACCGCGGGTTTCCCGCCCTCCCCTAG